From the Solanum lycopersicum chromosome 10, SLM_r2.1 genome, one window contains:
- the LOC101266770 gene encoding endochitinase 3, giving the protein MTFSYNNKMRHFEFIVFSLLFSSPLLTASAEQCGVQAGGALCAAGLCCSKFGWCGYTDAHCAPGNCQSQCRDSPEPSGDLSGVISNSMFDQMLNHRNDNTCQGKNNFYSYNAFISAAKSFPGFGTSGDTTARKREIAAFFAQTSHETTGGWPTAPDGPYAWGYCFLREQGSPGDYCTPSSQWPCAPGRKYFGRGPIQISHNYNYGPCGRAIGVDLLNNPDLVATDPSISFKSAIWFWMTPQSPKPSCHDVITGRWQPSNVDQAANRLPGFGVITNIINGGLECGHGNDNRVQDRIGFYRRYCEILGVSPGNNLDCGSQRSFGNGLLVDTM; this is encoded by the exons ATGACCTTTTCCTACAACAATAAAATGAGGCATTTTGAATTCATagttttttctttactattttcTTCACCTTTGCTGACTGCCTCCGCAGAGCAATGTGGTGTGCAGGCAGGAGGTGCGCTTTGTGCCGCGGGACTGTGTTGCAGCAAATTTGGGTGGTGTGGTTACACTGATGCCCATTGTGCTCCCGGCAATTGTCAAAGCCAGTGTCGTGACAGCCCCGAACCTTCTGGGGACCTTAGCGGTGTCATCTCAAATTCCATGTTTGATCAGATGCTGAATCATCGCAACGATAATACTTGtcaaggaaaaaataatttctatagCTACAATGCATTTATTAGTGCTGCCAAGTCATTTCCTGGCTTTGGCACCTCTGGTGATACCACTGCTCGTAAAAGGGAAATTGCTGCCTTCTTTGCCCAAACCTCTCATGAAACTACTg GAGGATGGCCTACGGCACCAGATGGACCCTACGCATGGGGTTACTGCTTCCTTAGAGAACAGGGAAGCCCGGGCGATTACTGTACACCAAGTAGTCAATGGCCTTGTGCTCCTGGAAGGAAATATTTCGGACGAGGCCCAATTCAAATTTCACA CAACTACAACTATGGGCCATGTGGAAGAGCCATTGGAGTGGACCTTTTAAACAATCCTGACTTAGTAGCAACAGACCCAAGCATCTCATTCAAATCAGCTATATGGTTCTGGATGACCCCTCAATCACCAAAGCCTTCTTGTCATGATGTCATCACTGGAAGATGGCAACCATCTAATGTTGACCAAGCAGCTAATCGCCTCCCTGGATTCGGTGTCATCACAAACATCATCAACGGTGGCCTGGAATGTGGTCATGGGAATGATAACAGGGTTCAGGATCGAATTGGATTTTATAGGAGATATTGTGAAATTCTTGGAGTTAGTCCTGGTAACAATCTCGATTGTGGCAGCCAGCGGTCCTTTGGAAACGGACTCTTAGTCGATACTATGTAA